One window from the genome of Brachionichthys hirsutus isolate HB-005 unplaced genomic scaffold, CSIRO-AGI_Bhir_v1 contig_283, whole genome shotgun sequence encodes:
- the LOC137914159 gene encoding ras-related protein Rab-6B-like, with the protein MSAGGDLGNPLRKFKLVFLGEQSVGKTSLITRFMYDSFDNTYQATIGIDFLSKTMYLEDRTVRLQLWDTAGQERFRSLIPSYIRDSTVAVVVYDITNVNSFQQTCKWIDDVRTERGSDVIIMLVGNKTDLEEKRQIMIEEGEQRAKELNVMFIETSAKRGCNVKQLFRRVAAALPGMESLDDANPEGMIDIKLDKPAEPSVPEGGCSC; encoded by the exons ATGTCCGCTGGAGGAGACTTGGGGAATCCTTTGAGGAAATTTAAACTCGTGTTTTTGGGAGAGCAGAGCG TGGGGAAAACGTCTCTCATCACTAGATTCATGTATGACAGTTTTGATAACACGTATCAG GCGACCATTGGAATTGACTTCCTATCAAAGACAATGTACCTGGAGGACCGAACA GTAAGGCTGCAGCTGTGGGACACTGCCGGACAGGAGCGTTTCAGGAGTCTCATTCCCAGCTACATTCGAGATTCTACAGTTGCTGTGGTTGTCTATGACATAACAA ATGTGAACTCATTCCAGCAGACCTGCAAATGGATCGACGATGTCAGGACAGAgcgaggaagtgatgtcatcatcatgctAGTAGGCAACAAAACAGACCTGGAAGAGAAGAG GCAAATCATGATCGAAGAAGGCGAGCAGAGAGCCAAAGAGCTGAACGTCATGTTCATTGAGACCAGTGCCAAGAGAGGCTGCAATGTCAAGCAG CTGTTTCGTCGGGTTGCCGCCGCCCTACCTGGAATGGAAAGCTTGGACGATGCGAATCCCGAAGGCA TGATTGACATCAAGCTGGACAAACCGGCAGAGCCCAGTGTCCCCGAGGGCGGATGCTCATGTTAA
- the LOC137914162 gene encoding espin-like protein, which translates to MATVTMLFLSLSERGAPRLVQTLPGKEVFPLPRLPSPPPVTSSSSLAPAATSKRHSPGSIQHVQVASSVVSSFNQLKPPERDLTLTSCMKSIKSLRHAGFTAVFTGQTKLDKEDFAEEDPIVDVIQTDIDSLVPTHDEAGRPIAEWKRQVMVRQLQARLQDEEERWNQDTTNGYTPVDGWKYSQTHNAVLGPFGELLTEEDLLYLQQQIETLSLQKRCQAYELELTRLTEELRAILPGPIFNISLNKEALPQMDTKGKIRPTLPVWCSRVAEIVKSMSLLLSNLTQFTEEGGARRMKGLKGDRNSSGGESDQSLAQRGREAVPTHGGASGCKTHPVGRASAFGPHLEMNSCRRAQRKRVEREIQQFGVSVRNLRSNFEGHISGIYPFSGVAKGGQAAFKALGVSNETVNTSFSCGMSHRDTPKRLKSVIETTSLRKERIAVLFLSHWKKSAYAISLRAVRQRQMHQATSRGGSTPEKITSVFQFFRQRVAVDKMINSWRNKLQLKATSFNLSSSDSPKNPILQKTYSPEQFLPGTDGAVMSHDDLTLDLFMLGYFHILEQELPPEERKTRHLLCFEIFENVGLFPWETVRDFHKAVLQEIQEGRRRWRDGFEDIKVSFFGDSKPRRRPSASALPPPDSGFAAKVAAQTAPPDACGGDTDFSSFDNDDICKYIDRSFAFWKEKEAELFDF; encoded by the exons ATGGCTACTGTGACCATGTTATTCTTGTCGCTTTCAGAAAGAGGAGCCCCCCGTTTGGTCCAAACTCTG CCAGGGAAGGAGGTGTTCCCCCTGCCTCGTCTTCCATCCCCACCTCCTgtgacctcttcctcctctctggctcCTGCTGCCACTTCAAAGAGACACTCTCCAGGCTCCATCCAGCATGTACAGGTGGCCTCCTCAG TGGTGTCTTCATTCAATCAGCTGAAGCCACCAGAGCGAGATCTCACCTTGACGTCTTGCATGAAGTCCATTAAGTCTCTAAGGCACGCTGGCTTCACCGCCGTCTTCACAGGGCAGACG AAACTTGACAAGGAGGATTTTGCGGAGGAGGATCCGATCGTCGATGTCATCCAGACCGACATCGACTCCCTGGTGCCCACTCATGATGAAGCCGGTCGCCCCATAGCCGAATGGAAACGGCAGGTGATGGTGCGGCAGCTGCAAGCCAGgctgcaggatgaagaggagcggtgGAATCAG GACACGACTAATGGCTACACCCCAGTGGACGGCTGGAAGTACTCCCAAACCCACAATGCGGTCTTGGGGCCCTTTGGTGAACTCCTAACCGAGGAGGACTTGCTGTACTTGCAGCAGCAGATCGAGACTCTGTCCCTGCAGAAGCGCTGCCAAGCCTATGAGCTGGAGTTGACCCGACTGACGGAGGAGCTGAGGGCGATTTTACCCGGCCCAATTTTCAACATTTCCCTCAACAAAGAGGCGCTACCACAAAtggacacaaaaggaaaaatacgACCAACTTTGCCAGTGTGGTGCAGTCGTGTCGCGGAGATTGTTAAGAGTATGTCCCTGCTGTTGTCTAACCTGACTCAATTTACAGAAGAAGGGGGTGCGAGAAGGATGAAGGGTTTGAAGGGGGACAGAAATTCATCAGGAGGGGAATCGGACCAGTCACTGGCGCAACGCGGCCGAGAGGCAGTGCCGACGCATGGTGGGGCCTCTGGATGCAAGACTCACCCTGTGGGAAGGGCGTCAGCTTTTGGGCCTCACCTGGAGAtgaacagctgcaggagagcCCAGAGAAAGAGGGTGGAGAGGGAGATCCAGCAATTTGGAGTGTCAGTAAGAAACCTCAGATCCAACTTTGAAGGCCATATCAGTGGCATCTATCCCTTTTCTGGAGTTGCAAAAGGAGGTCAGGCAGCATTCAAAGCTTTGGGAGTTAGCAATGAGACTGTGAACACAAGCTTCAGCTGTGGGATGAGCCACCGCGATACACCCAAGAGACTTAAATCTGTGATTGAGACCACCAGCTTACGGAAAGAGCGCATCGCGGTGCTTTTCCTGAGCCACTGGAAGAAATCTGCGTACGCTATTTCATTGAGAGCGGTGAGGCAGCGGCAGATGCATCAAGCAACGTCACGGGGGGGATCAACCCCCGAGAAGATCACGTCCGTGTTTCAATTCTTCCGACAACGAGTCGCTGTGGACAAAATGATCAACTCTTGGAGGAATAAACTGCAACTAAAAGCCACGTCTTTTAATTtgtcttcctctgactcccccaAAAATCCAATACTTCAAAAAACCTACTCTCCGGAGCAATTCCTGCCGGGCACGGATGGCGCTGTGATGAGCCACGATGACCTGACCCTCGACCTCTTCATGCTGGGGTACTTTCACATCTTAGAACAGGAGCTGCCGCcagaagagaggaagacgaggcatCTCCTCTGCTTCGAGATCTTTGAGAATGTCGGGCTTTTCCCGTGGGAGACGGTGAGGGATTTCCACAAGGCTGTTCTCCAGGAAATCCAGGAAGGAAGGCGACGGTGGCGCGACGGCTTTGAGGACATCAAAGTGAGCTTCTTCGGCGACTCAAAGCCACGGCGGCGTCCATCAGCATCGGCGTTGCCGCCGCCTGATTCCGGTTTCGCAGCAAAGGTCGCAGCTCAAACCGCTCCTCCCGATGCGTGCGGCGGAGACACGGACTTCTCATCGTTCGACAATGATGACATTTGTAAATACATTGACCGCAGCTTTGCCTTCTGGAAAGAGAAGGAGGCTGAGCTGTTTGATTTTTGA